A single region of the Selenomonas sp. oral taxon 920 genome encodes:
- the hisD gene encoding histidinol dehydrogenase — MNIVSVADIGMEEAGRLLQKKAFDEVVLSDRIRARNKDLFGADLSATELVHRIVQEVRHKGDQALFHYTKLLDCVDLTSDNLMVSEEEFQVAEHSADPKVIASLKKAADNIFSYHEEQKPRSWMTYRAHGSILGQEILPLSRVGIYVPGGTAAYPSSVLMNAIPALVAGVEEIIMSVPTKDGVINPYVLVAARFLGIRKIFKMGGAQAIAAMAYGTESVPRVDKITGPGNIFVTLAKKEVYGHVDIDMLAGPSEILILADDSASPKYIAADLLSQAEHDPLASSILITNDRALAEHTLNEVQHQLERLPRKDIARASIEDNGRIIVTENMEQAVVLANISGPEHMELLVKDPFHMLPQIRCAGAIFVGAYSPEPLGDYFAGPNHVLPTGGTARFYSVLNVETFMKRTSIISYTQKALDEVSDDIIRLAETEGLDAHARAIQIRRGEHAELS, encoded by the coding sequence GTGAATATCGTATCTGTTGCAGATATTGGCATGGAAGAAGCGGGGCGACTGCTTCAGAAGAAGGCATTTGATGAGGTTGTACTGAGTGACCGTATTCGCGCGCGCAATAAAGATCTTTTCGGCGCGGATCTTTCTGCGACAGAGCTGGTTCACCGTATTGTTCAGGAAGTACGTCATAAGGGCGATCAGGCACTCTTCCACTATACGAAATTACTGGATTGCGTTGATTTGACATCGGATAATTTGATGGTGTCCGAGGAAGAATTTCAGGTGGCGGAACACAGTGCCGACCCAAAGGTTATTGCATCACTGAAAAAAGCGGCGGATAATATTTTTTCTTACCACGAGGAGCAAAAACCACGCTCGTGGATGACCTACCGCGCACACGGTTCAATCCTTGGGCAGGAAATTCTTCCGCTCTCACGCGTTGGCATCTATGTCCCTGGGGGGACGGCGGCATATCCTTCGTCCGTTCTGATGAACGCAATTCCGGCACTGGTTGCGGGCGTCGAGGAAATTATCATGTCTGTCCCGACTAAGGACGGTGTGATCAACCCGTATGTTCTCGTTGCGGCACGTTTTCTTGGTATCCGCAAGATCTTCAAAATGGGGGGAGCGCAGGCCATTGCGGCGATGGCATATGGGACAGAGAGTGTTCCGCGTGTCGATAAGATTACAGGCCCCGGCAATATCTTCGTTACATTAGCGAAAAAAGAAGTATATGGTCATGTAGATATTGATATGCTTGCAGGGCCAAGCGAGATCCTGATTCTTGCAGATGACAGTGCCTCTCCAAAGTACATTGCAGCCGACCTCCTCAGTCAGGCAGAGCATGATCCGCTTGCTTCAAGCATTCTTATCACGAATGATCGAGCCTTGGCGGAGCACACTCTGAACGAAGTACAGCATCAGCTGGAACGTCTTCCGCGCAAAGATATTGCGCGTGCCTCGATTGAGGACAATGGACGCATTATCGTGACGGAGAATATGGAGCAGGCAGTCGTTCTTGCAAATATATCGGGACCGGAGCATATGGAGCTTCTTGTCAAAGATCCTTTCCATATGCTGCCCCAGATTCGATGTGCTGGTGCGATCTTTGTCGGAGCGTATTCGCCGGAACCGCTCGGGGACTATTTTGCGGGTCCAAACCATGTGCTGCCAACGGGGGGGACTGCACGCTTTTATTCTGTTCTGAACGTCGAGACCTTTATGAAGCGCACGAGTATCATCTCTTATACGCAAAAAGCTCTGGATGAGGTCAGCGATGATATTATCCGTCTCGCTGAGACGGAAGGCCTTGATGCCCATGCGCGTGCAATTCAGATCAGGAGGGGAGAACATGCTGAACTATCGTGA
- the hisZ gene encoding ATP phosphoribosyltransferase regulatory subunit yields the protein MNSEQLILETPYGTRDLLPADAAAMRHMENMLSSLFLCWGYHEVVTPTIEHLETLAPRMQDENSLFMLLGNKNKLLALRNEMTTPIARLVSSRLKDDPRPLKLSYIGNVFRMEQTQMGRQCEFHQAGVEVMGSDSPASDAEIIALAIEAILKSGIKDFQIHMGQIAFLDAVLSYFEIEDVQRKALKSAIECHDIVLMDRIVDALPLSEQDKLAIKQLPLLNGKEDLLQKLYDFPRSEQSHSAIDNLEEIYRILKSYGFSDYVRFDLGIIRDFNYYTGMVFEGYAPGLGFPLCGGGRYDRLLTEYGHPMPATGFALGIERLLLTLERQGGRVPSPSKNFYIGYGESAIGSAIQRASELRHAGNTVELGLRSQSYEKAESSRVERGCEQLEYFE from the coding sequence ATGAATTCTGAACAATTGATTTTAGAGACACCATATGGCACGCGCGATCTTCTTCCTGCAGATGCAGCGGCAATGCGCCATATGGAGAATATGTTGTCCTCTTTGTTCCTATGCTGGGGATATCATGAGGTTGTGACACCGACGATCGAACACTTGGAAACACTTGCTCCACGAATGCAGGATGAGAACTCTCTTTTCATGTTGCTTGGCAACAAAAATAAGCTTCTTGCGCTTCGCAACGAAATGACGACACCGATTGCACGCCTTGTCAGCAGCCGTCTGAAGGATGATCCAAGACCGTTGAAGTTATCCTATATTGGCAATGTGTTTCGTATGGAGCAGACCCAGATGGGGCGACAGTGCGAATTTCATCAGGCAGGAGTCGAAGTGATGGGGAGTGACAGTCCTGCTTCGGATGCAGAAATTATCGCGCTTGCAATCGAAGCAATTTTGAAGTCCGGAATCAAGGACTTTCAGATTCATATGGGGCAGATTGCCTTTCTCGATGCTGTCTTGTCCTATTTTGAGATTGAGGATGTGCAAAGAAAGGCACTGAAGTCTGCAATCGAATGTCATGATATTGTGCTCATGGATCGAATCGTTGATGCATTGCCGCTCTCTGAACAGGATAAGCTGGCGATCAAGCAGCTTCCTCTTCTGAACGGGAAAGAGGATCTCCTGCAAAAACTTTATGACTTCCCGCGCAGTGAGCAAAGTCACTCTGCCATTGACAATTTGGAAGAGATCTATCGAATTTTGAAATCCTACGGATTCTCGGACTATGTCCGTTTTGATTTGGGCATCATTCGGGATTTCAACTATTATACGGGGATGGTTTTTGAGGGATACGCACCCGGGTTGGGATTCCCTCTCTGCGGAGGCGGACGATACGACCGCCTTTTGACGGAGTATGGGCATCCCATGCCGGCAACGGGATTTGCACTCGGGATCGAGCGGCTTTTATTGACGCTTGAACGTCAGGGGGGGCGTGTACCGTCTCCATCCAAGAATTTCTATATTGGGTATGGGGAATCAGCCATCGGCAGCGCGATTCAGAGGGCATCTGAATTGCGTCATGCAGGCAATACCGTAGAGCTTGGTCTTCGCTCGCAGTCCTATGAGAAAGCGGAATCTTCGCGTGTGGAGCGCGGATGTGAGCAGCTTGAGTATTTTGAATGA
- the hisC gene encoding histidinol-phosphate transaminase, which yields MLNYRDGLASMPTYDTCELDWRIKVNANESNIGQPPLVEERILSRLSRVAFARYPNEEYNLLCEQIGESYGYRRENVIIGNGSSEIIEKVFHAFGGNKAHKIVYPTPSFSMYGIYAAAADAEGIPVQLRDDFTLDVDAFIQTVNQNNASLAVICNPNNPTGGVLPLEAIEHIAEHISCAFLIDEAYVEFYGDTSIPLLKKYPHMMIARTFSKAYALASCRVGYMLAHGDVIEMIAKTYMPYHMNVLSLVTADTVFQMRSEFEPQIQMICAERERMREQYERLAGVTVYPSHTNFILLHYPHAEELNEEFIQYGIGVRSFGKAPQLANTLRISIGRPDENDAVYRVMKSFVEGNP from the coding sequence ATGCTGAACTATCGTGATGGATTGGCGTCCATGCCAACGTATGACACGTGTGAGCTGGACTGGCGCATCAAAGTCAATGCAAATGAGTCCAATATCGGACAGCCTCCCTTGGTCGAGGAGCGTATCCTGTCGCGCTTGTCGCGCGTTGCTTTTGCACGCTATCCCAATGAGGAATACAATTTGCTCTGTGAACAGATCGGGGAGTCGTATGGATATCGTCGGGAAAACGTCATCATAGGAAACGGCTCCAGTGAGATTATAGAGAAGGTATTTCATGCATTTGGCGGAAACAAAGCGCATAAGATTGTCTATCCAACGCCTTCGTTCTCCATGTATGGAATCTATGCGGCGGCAGCAGATGCAGAGGGGATTCCTGTTCAGCTGCGGGATGATTTTACGCTGGATGTAGATGCGTTTATTCAGACGGTCAATCAAAACAATGCTTCGCTTGCGGTTATCTGCAACCCGAATAATCCGACGGGGGGCGTGTTGCCGCTCGAAGCAATTGAGCACATTGCGGAGCATATCTCATGTGCCTTTCTGATTGATGAAGCATATGTCGAGTTTTATGGAGACACGTCCATTCCGCTTCTGAAAAAATATCCGCATATGATGATTGCGCGCACCTTTTCAAAGGCGTATGCGCTTGCCTCATGCCGTGTTGGTTATATGTTGGCGCATGGGGATGTGATCGAGATGATTGCAAAGACCTATATGCCATATCATATGAACGTGCTGTCCTTGGTGACAGCAGATACTGTGTTCCAAATGCGGTCGGAGTTTGAGCCGCAGATTCAGATGATCTGTGCAGAGCGTGAGCGTATGCGGGAACAATATGAACGTCTCGCGGGGGTAACCGTCTATCCGTCTCATACCAATTTTATTCTGCTTCATTATCCTCATGCAGAGGAACTCAATGAAGAGTTCATCCAATACGGCATCGGGGTACGTAGTTTTGGAAAAGCACCGCAGCTGGCGAATACGCTGCGTATCTCCATCGGCCGACCGGATGAAAATGATGCGGTATATCGTGTTATGAAGTCTTTTGTGGAGGGAAATCCATGA
- a CDS encoding HlyD family secretion protein: protein MENDITELLKKRVYLFLIGLLLIVFCASFILLHQRGGSNEFMLSNARLVYEQSDLQAANTSIVQELHIAEGDHVTAGMLLVTVQSVFSDEELARLQKNVELAQRNVEQIRYGAAAVSQNPPASSEGLDAARMRMERMNELYEMGAVSAAKRNEAAAAYEQEKNALTMGSGQMAVPNAAALKAAEEQLKKAEETLAKARDHAGTTGLFAVREGVVSKIHVKKGDLIDSGASILTLDLVENCWIEAEISVEDMNRVYPGQIVRYELSGLPAEATVEEITDSDTEPEDKKNVRISVPHDRITGHEENITLHFLP, encoded by the coding sequence ATGGAAAATGACATCACCGAGCTGCTGAAAAAGAGAGTGTACCTATTCCTTATCGGTCTGCTGCTGATCGTCTTCTGTGCGTCGTTTATCCTGCTGCATCAACGGGGCGGATCGAATGAGTTCATGCTGTCCAATGCGCGCCTCGTCTATGAACAAAGTGATTTGCAGGCGGCGAATACGTCCATCGTTCAAGAGCTTCATATTGCGGAGGGTGACCATGTAACCGCGGGGATGCTCCTTGTCACGGTACAGAGTGTCTTTTCGGATGAAGAACTCGCACGCTTGCAAAAGAATGTCGAGCTTGCACAAAGGAATGTCGAACAGATTCGATACGGCGCAGCTGCGGTATCTCAGAATCCCCCCGCATCCTCCGAAGGGCTGGATGCCGCACGAATGCGTATGGAGCGTATGAACGAACTCTATGAGATGGGGGCAGTCAGTGCAGCCAAAAGAAATGAGGCGGCTGCTGCATATGAGCAGGAAAAGAACGCGCTGACGATGGGAAGTGGACAAATGGCCGTACCAAATGCCGCAGCGCTCAAGGCAGCAGAGGAGCAGCTGAAAAAGGCGGAGGAGACCCTAGCAAAAGCGCGCGATCATGCGGGGACAACAGGGCTCTTTGCTGTGCGAGAAGGTGTGGTCTCGAAGATCCACGTAAAAAAAGGTGACCTTATCGACAGTGGAGCTTCGATTCTCACACTCGATCTTGTGGAGAACTGCTGGATTGAAGCCGAGATTTCTGTAGAGGATATGAATAGGGTCTATCCGGGGCAGATTGTCCGATATGAACTGAGCGGTCTGCCTGCTGAGGCTACCGTTGAAGAAATTACAGATTCTGACACGGAGCCTGAAGACAAAAAAAATGTTCGCATATCTGTGCCGCATGATCGAATCACAGGGCATGAGGAAAACATTACACTCCATTTTCTGCCTTGA
- a CDS encoding YerC/YecD family TrpR-related protein, translating to MVNEKLRDDLTDQLCRAILSLDTMEECYQFFEDICTIGELRAMAQRLDVARMLHEGNTYDDIVAHTGASTATISRVKRCLNYGADGYTLVLEKGISTTDIHKEKSDEF from the coding sequence ATGGTAAATGAAAAATTGAGAGATGATCTGACCGATCAGCTGTGTCGTGCAATCCTTTCATTGGATACAATGGAGGAATGCTATCAATTCTTTGAAGACATCTGTACGATAGGAGAGCTTCGTGCCATGGCACAGCGTCTGGACGTTGCACGCATGCTGCACGAGGGAAACACTTACGACGATATCGTTGCACATACCGGTGCCAGCACTGCGACCATCAGCCGTGTCAAACGCTGTCTGAACTACGGTGCGGATGGGTACACCCTCGTGCTGGAAAAAGGCATTTCTACGACGGATATTCATAAGGAGAAGAGCGATGAATTCTGA
- the alaS gene encoding alanine--tRNA ligase, with protein MTGNELREAYLQFFAEKKGHLRLPSYSLVPENDPTLLLIGAGMAPLKPFFTGKVKPPRPRITTCQRSVRTGDIENVGRTARHQTFFEMLGNFSFGDYFKKEAIPWAWEFLTEVIELPKDKLWVSIYPEDDEARSIWLSETDVLPEHIVALEDNFWEIGSGPCGPDSEIYIDLGEERGCGEPTCGVGCDCDRFLEIWNLVFTQYDRTEAGEYNLLAHKNIDTGCGLERLASVVQNKRTNFETDLLYPIIEYTSKIADVPYGADPKKDISLKVIADHARSVAIMIMDGILPSNEGRGYVLRRTLRRAIRHGRMLGITKPFLDGTVDAVIEIFRDAKDFSELLAKQDYIKRVIRVEEDRFASTLAQGIELLNEEVARLKDAHETVLHGEVGFKLYDTYGFPRELTEEILHEHGITLDDEGFHCEMEKQRTRARSARGENQAVAVPDLSGIDTGSLTEDATATSAVVVAIWREGELVDSLHDGESAGIILSTTSFHAEGGGQVGDEGVLRSDLGYLSVSNTKRLPDGTVYHLAYVEEGQIQCGDTVKIGLDTKKKLSSARNHTATHLLQAALRRVVGDHVQQAGSLVTPERLRFDFTNFEPVSEQQLRDVEELVNEEILRSTDLHISMMPIDEAKALGAMALFGEKYGDIVRVVRVPDFSIELCGGSHVANTGQLGLFKIVSESGVAAGVRRIEAITGRAACAYAAEMARTVQELSHKLKARPEELCAQVDKFMSERKSMQEQLRSFAEFRDKADAQKLLMGVQEIGNFHVVLGKANVDAMDELRNIADLTCEKLETGIVVLGAIIDDKVSLVVKADKDAVKLGAHAGNIIKAAAKAVGGGGGGRPDMAQAGGKNPEKLPQAFEEAIAVIRQQVSAE; from the coding sequence ATGACCGGAAATGAACTGCGAGAAGCGTATTTGCAGTTTTTCGCAGAAAAAAAGGGCCACCTTCGTTTGCCTAGTTACTCCCTTGTGCCGGAAAACGATCCTACACTTCTTTTGATTGGGGCCGGTATGGCACCCCTGAAGCCTTTTTTTACTGGTAAGGTGAAACCTCCACGTCCTCGTATTACCACCTGCCAGCGTTCTGTTCGTACAGGAGATATCGAGAATGTCGGACGTACCGCACGTCATCAGACGTTTTTTGAGATGCTTGGAAACTTCTCCTTCGGTGATTACTTCAAGAAGGAGGCGATTCCGTGGGCGTGGGAATTCCTGACAGAGGTTATTGAACTTCCAAAAGATAAACTCTGGGTTTCCATCTATCCAGAGGATGATGAGGCACGCTCCATCTGGCTCTCAGAGACGGATGTGCTGCCGGAACATATCGTCGCGTTGGAGGACAATTTCTGGGAGATCGGTTCCGGTCCCTGCGGACCGGATTCTGAGATCTATATTGACCTCGGTGAGGAGCGTGGCTGCGGTGAACCAACCTGTGGGGTCGGCTGTGACTGTGACCGCTTCCTCGAGATCTGGAATCTCGTGTTTACGCAGTATGATCGTACAGAGGCGGGGGAGTACAACCTCCTTGCTCACAAGAACATTGATACGGGCTGTGGCTTAGAGCGGCTTGCCTCGGTCGTTCAGAACAAGAGAACGAACTTTGAGACGGATCTCCTCTATCCGATCATCGAATATACGTCTAAAATTGCAGACGTGCCCTATGGAGCAGATCCGAAAAAGGATATTTCGCTCAAAGTCATTGCAGATCATGCGCGCTCTGTTGCTATTATGATTATGGATGGAATTCTGCCGTCGAACGAGGGCCGCGGCTACGTTCTGCGCCGTACGCTCCGCCGTGCGATTCGCCATGGACGTATGCTTGGGATCACAAAGCCATTCCTTGACGGCACTGTAGATGCCGTCATTGAGATTTTCCGTGATGCAAAGGATTTCAGCGAACTTCTTGCGAAACAGGATTATATCAAACGCGTAATTCGCGTGGAAGAGGATCGGTTTGCCTCTACGCTGGCGCAGGGGATTGAGCTTTTGAATGAAGAGGTCGCCCGTCTGAAGGATGCGCATGAGACGGTTCTGCACGGTGAGGTTGGTTTCAAGCTCTACGATACCTATGGATTCCCACGGGAACTCACCGAGGAGATTCTTCACGAACATGGAATCACCTTGGATGATGAGGGGTTTCACTGTGAGATGGAGAAGCAGCGTACACGGGCACGCAGTGCACGCGGAGAAAATCAGGCGGTTGCTGTTCCGGATCTTTCGGGCATTGATACCGGAAGCCTCACGGAGGATGCCACGGCCACGAGTGCTGTGGTTGTTGCGATCTGGCGTGAGGGTGAACTTGTTGATTCGCTGCACGATGGTGAGAGTGCCGGTATTATCCTGAGCACGACATCGTTTCATGCAGAAGGCGGCGGACAGGTTGGCGATGAAGGTGTCCTTCGCAGTGATTTGGGGTATCTTTCGGTCAGCAATACAAAGAGACTCCCTGATGGAACGGTCTATCATCTTGCCTATGTCGAAGAAGGGCAGATACAGTGTGGTGACACCGTAAAGATCGGACTTGATACGAAGAAAAAACTCTCATCTGCGCGAAACCATACAGCGACACATCTCCTGCAGGCAGCACTTCGGCGCGTTGTCGGTGATCATGTTCAGCAGGCGGGCTCTCTTGTCACACCGGAACGACTGCGTTTTGATTTCACGAATTTTGAGCCTGTGAGCGAGCAGCAGCTGCGCGATGTTGAGGAGCTGGTCAACGAGGAAATTCTGCGGTCAACTGATCTTCATATCTCTATGATGCCGATTGATGAGGCGAAGGCACTGGGTGCTATGGCACTCTTTGGAGAGAAGTACGGCGATATCGTTCGTGTGGTTCGTGTGCCGGACTTCAGCATTGAGCTTTGCGGCGGTTCCCATGTGGCGAATACAGGACAGCTTGGTCTGTTCAAGATTGTCAGTGAGTCGGGGGTTGCGGCGGGTGTGCGCCGCATCGAGGCGATTACCGGTCGTGCCGCATGTGCATATGCGGCAGAGATGGCAAGGACTGTTCAGGAACTTTCGCATAAACTGAAGGCGAGACCAGAGGAGCTTTGTGCTCAGGTTGATAAGTTTATGAGTGAGCGAAAGAGCATGCAGGAACAGTTGCGCAGTTTTGCTGAGTTCCGTGATAAGGCAGATGCACAGAAGCTGCTTATGGGGGTTCAAGAGATTGGGAACTTCCATGTAGTCCTTGGAAAAGCCAATGTGGACGCGATGGATGAACTCCGTAACATTGCAGATTTGACGTGTGAGAAACTTGAGACAGGCATTGTCGTCCTTGGAGCTATTATTGACGATAAGGTCAGCCTTGTCGTCAAGGCGGATAAGGATGCTGTAAAACTTGGGGCTCATGCGGGCAACATCATTAAGGCGGCTGCAAAAGCGGTCGGCGGCGGGGGCGGCGGACGTCCCGATATGGCACAGGCGGGTGGCAAGAATCCCGAAAAACTCCCGCAGGCATTTGAAGAGGCGATTGCTGTGATCCGTCAGCAGGTCTCAGCCGAATAA
- a CDS encoding D-2-hydroxyacid dehydrogenase, translating to MTLQILSFVRLSDKQMELIHQSYPDCTLRCIRPKDLKDDLSDVDILLGYDAQMEMEKYLPQMPHLKWIHTYSAGVEKLLSHEVFCQSDILLTNSRGIHGIPMAEHVLGTMLASSRCLIEAWENQKAHVWKRLTDPDELFGKTAAIIGLGSIGREVAKHLKNMGMRIVAVKQKESTEPFVDQLFTIDYLSDALSCADYVIVTLPLTPQTKKLFNTHTFHMMKGNAFFINVSRGDVVEEDDLVEALRSKCIRGASLDVFATEPLPEDSPLWGVPNLFITPHYSAISPMYLDRSLKIFRNNLQIFPQRIGMLNVVDKQRGY from the coding sequence ATGACACTTCAAATACTATCATTTGTGCGATTAAGCGACAAACAAATGGAGCTGATCCATCAGAGCTATCCGGATTGCACGCTCAGATGCATACGTCCAAAAGACTTGAAAGACGATCTCTCGGATGTCGATATCCTACTGGGATATGATGCGCAGATGGAGATGGAGAAGTATCTCCCCCAAATGCCGCATCTAAAATGGATTCACACATACAGTGCGGGTGTTGAAAAACTACTCTCGCATGAGGTTTTCTGCCAGTCTGATATATTGCTGACAAATTCACGCGGAATTCACGGCATCCCCATGGCGGAACACGTTCTCGGAACAATGCTCGCGTCCAGCCGCTGTCTCATCGAGGCATGGGAAAATCAAAAGGCACATGTTTGGAAACGGCTGACCGATCCCGATGAGCTATTTGGTAAGACTGCCGCCATCATCGGCTTGGGAAGCATTGGCAGAGAGGTTGCAAAACACCTCAAAAACATGGGAATGCGGATCGTTGCCGTAAAGCAAAAGGAGTCCACAGAACCATTCGTGGATCAGCTGTTCACCATTGATTATCTGTCCGATGCTCTGTCCTGCGCAGATTATGTGATCGTTACGCTCCCGCTGACACCTCAGACAAAAAAATTGTTTAACACACATACCTTTCATATGATGAAAGGAAATGCCTTTTTCATCAATGTCTCCCGCGGTGACGTTGTAGAGGAGGACGATTTGGTGGAGGCACTCAGATCGAAATGCATACGGGGTGCTTCTCTGGATGTCTTTGCCACCGAGCCGCTTCCTGAGGATTCCCCGCTGTGGGGTGTTCCGAATCTATTCATTACACCGCATTACTCTGCAATCTCGCCGATGTATCTGGATCGCTCGCTCAAGATCTTTCGCAACAACTTACAGATCTTCCCGCAGCGAATTGGGATGCTCAACGTAGTAGACAAGCAGCGCGGTTACTGA
- the hisB gene encoding imidazoleglycerol-phosphate dehydratase HisB, which yields MSTRNADIHRKTGETDVRVSVGLDGTGMSEIDTGIGFFDHMLTLFASHGLFDLTVKCDGDIEVDGHHSVEDIGIAMGQAFHAAFGEKRGITRYGAFYLPMDETLVLAALDISGRPFLVYDPGDTPMTPMIGGYDTELTEEFLRAFAFHAGLTLHVKILYGRNSHHKVEAIFKAVAHALRIAAEKDARLGDMIPSTKGVL from the coding sequence ATGAGTACACGCAATGCAGACATACATCGAAAGACAGGGGAAACCGATGTGCGTGTCTCCGTTGGACTGGACGGAACGGGCATGTCTGAGATTGATACGGGCATCGGATTCTTCGATCATATGCTGACTCTCTTTGCATCTCACGGACTCTTTGATTTGACTGTAAAATGTGATGGCGATATTGAAGTCGATGGACATCATTCCGTTGAGGATATCGGCATTGCGATGGGACAGGCATTTCACGCCGCATTTGGGGAAAAGCGCGGTATTACAAGGTATGGGGCGTTCTATCTGCCCATGGATGAGACACTTGTATTGGCGGCTCTGGATATCAGCGGGCGTCCCTTTCTCGTCTACGATCCAGGGGATACGCCGATGACTCCGATGATTGGCGGCTATGATACGGAGCTCACGGAGGAGTTCCTGCGTGCATTTGCCTTTCATGCGGGACTCACACTTCATGTGAAGATTCTCTACGGAAGGAACTCACATCACAAAGTGGAGGCAATATTTAAGGCAGTCGCACATGCACTTCGGATCGCCGCAGAGAAGGATGCGCGACTGGGGGATATGATTCCGTCGACCAAAGGTGTTCTGTAA
- the hisG gene encoding ATP phosphoribosyltransferase: protein MAKYVDDYLTIALPKGKLFSLSANLFEKVGVTAEHLSEKSRKLIISNDECKARFIITKTSDVPTYVEYGAADIGVIGKDVLVESGQDVYELLDLGFGKCRLMMAVPREERRSRLLDYAHTRVATKYPHIAEQFFAQQGMQMEYIKLNGSIELGPLVGLSESIVDIVETGTTLVENDLEEIAHIMDVSARLIVNRVSFKLKFDRIYRIVNDLKQVLEGGEVR from the coding sequence ATGGCGAAATACGTTGACGATTATCTGACTATAGCATTGCCAAAAGGAAAGCTGTTCTCTCTTTCTGCGAATTTGTTTGAGAAGGTCGGCGTTACGGCGGAGCACCTGAGTGAAAAATCCCGCAAACTCATTATATCAAATGATGAATGCAAGGCTCGGTTCATTATCACAAAGACTTCCGACGTCCCGACCTATGTCGAATATGGTGCTGCGGATATTGGCGTGATTGGCAAGGATGTTTTGGTGGAGTCCGGGCAGGATGTTTATGAGCTGCTCGATCTAGGCTTTGGAAAATGTCGGCTGATGATGGCCGTTCCACGGGAAGAACGCCGCAGCCGCCTGTTGGACTATGCACATACGCGGGTGGCGACCAAGTATCCGCATATTGCAGAGCAATTCTTTGCACAGCAGGGAATGCAGATGGAGTATATAAAACTCAACGGATCGATTGAACTGGGACCGCTTGTGGGGCTTTCGGAGAGTATCGTCGATATCGTAGAAACAGGGACAACGCTGGTCGAAAACGATTTGGAGGAAATTGCCCACATCATGGATGTGAGTGCACGACTAATCGTCAACCGTGTGAGCTTCAAGCTGAAATTTGATCGTATTTATCGAATTGTAAATGATCTGAAGCAAGTTTTGGAAGGTGGGGAAGTACGGTGA
- a CDS encoding HD domain-containing protein encodes MKQRVRQFLRALFGRLDAEGHTFIKSYLSAAEQKLFYAMHEADQYHAFRVALTAKRIYLQQGYSESDSYILLIRCALLHDIGRIKGTADIWGKVFAVLADRFFPFAAPYFLRHKDSRDLCGRIGMALYVHIAHPYIGAAALREIGDIREAAIVEQHQKKAAPEDSPVLSILKLADAQN; translated from the coding sequence ATGAAACAGCGTGTACGGCAGTTCCTGCGGGCATTGTTCGGTCGCTTGGATGCGGAAGGACATACGTTCATCAAATCCTATTTGAGTGCAGCAGAGCAAAAATTATTCTACGCAATGCACGAAGCGGACCAGTACCATGCCTTTCGTGTCGCTCTTACGGCAAAAAGAATCTATCTTCAGCAAGGATATTCAGAATCAGATTCGTATATCCTGCTGATACGATGCGCATTGCTTCACGATATCGGTCGTATCAAAGGGACGGCGGATATCTGGGGCAAGGTATTTGCCGTTCTTGCAGATCGTTTTTTTCCTTTTGCAGCCCCTTATTTCCTACGGCACAAGGATTCCCGCGATTTGTGTGGACGTATAGGGATGGCACTCTATGTCCATATTGCCCATCCCTATATCGGAGCAGCGGCACTGCGTGAGATCGGAGATATCCGTGAGGCAGCAATTGTTGAGCAGCATCAAAAAAAAGCAGCACCGGAGGATTCTCCGGTGCTGTCCATATTAAAGCTGGCGGATGCACAGAATTGA